The following proteins are co-located in the Cyprinus carpio isolate SPL01 chromosome B19, ASM1834038v1, whole genome shotgun sequence genome:
- the LOC109081328 gene encoding uncharacterized protein LOC109081328 isoform X4, with amino-acid sequence MEKIMLFCVFSYLIIQISSSGLSEHDVTLLRFRLNENITLNCSINDQFTYRFEMAWYHQNPESGRLTLLLSAKNWPSLHIQYSQNNRMRVHGDVESNTASLDIIGLTESDSGLYFCAIVHSILYFDKPIRLVMEDKLTDREDKVQSVTDPSVDDKIPDASEHNVTLLRFQLNETITLNCSMTHTYEIAWYHQDPESGRLTLLIFAIGRRKEIYLINQNTRVTVKADIRSNTVSLIITGLMESDSGLYFCGTRSATSDMYFEKPIRLQIEDKLTDREDKVHSDFEEQK; translated from the exons ATGGAGAAGATCatgctcttttgtgttttttcatactTGATTATTCAGATCAGCTCCAGCG GACTTTCAGAACATGACGTGACTCTGTTAAGATTCCGGCTGAATGAAAACATCACTCTGAACTGCAGCATAAATGACCAATTCACCTACAGATTTGAAATGGCCTGGTATCACCAGAATCCTGAATCTGGACGACTAACACTGCTGCTCTCTGCCAAGAACTGGCCATCACTGCACATTCAATACTCTCAAAACAATCGCATGAGAGTTCATGGAGATGTGGAGAGCAACACAGCCTCACTAGATATTATTGGACTAACGGAGTCAGATTCAGGTCTTTATTTCTGTGCAATAGTGCATTCAATCTTGTACTTCGACAAACCCATCAGACTAGTGATGGAGG acAAGCTGACAGACAGAGAAGACAAAGTTCAGTCCGTTACAGATCCTTCAGTGGATGATAAGATCCCAG ATGCTTCAGAACATAATGTGACTCTGTTAAGATTTCAGCTGAACGAAACCATCACTCTGAACTGCAGCATGACCCACACATACGAAATAGCCTGGTATCACCAGGATCCTGAATCTGGACGACTAACACTGCTGATATTTGCTATAGGCAGGAGAAAAGAGATATATTTAATCAATCAAAACACTCGCGTAACAGTTAAAGCAGATATAAGGAGCAACACAGTCTCGCTAATTATTACTGGACTAATGGAGTCAGATTCAGGtctttatttctgtggaacaAGATCAGCGACTTCAGACATGTACTTTGAGAAACCCATCAGACTACAGATCGAGG acaagctgacagacagagaggacAAAGTTCATTCTGATTTTGAGGAACAGAAATAA